From a single Miscanthus floridulus cultivar M001 chromosome 8, ASM1932011v1, whole genome shotgun sequence genomic region:
- the LOC136478458 gene encoding uncharacterized protein isoform X4 has product MQVFYVPEHAGSEWVSVHQSKPRDFYDMDNLESEHLVNGNGLVLPLPDLNAKVTVDVINEVVPTIRTDIDGEKMSNARGRCNEDNGMTEYERQKWEQVARNQEKMDSLHLRKLSVALQPAQPNKRTKTTHNTSDAAIEHHNLRPRPQRNNVETANEQIIDDPDYEVVGEFLCDNEDLHSGTQKRNGGEITTMNDIC; this is encoded by the exons atgcaagtcttctatgttcCTGAACATGCTGGTTCTGAGTGGGTTTCTGTTCATCAGTCCAAACCAAGAGACTTCTATGATATGGATAATTTGGAGAGTGAGCACCTAGTTAATGGCAATGGACTAGTTCTGCCACTGCCTGATCTAAATGCCAAGGTGACTGTGGATGTTATTAATGAGGTTGTCCCCACTATTAGGACAGACATAGATG GAGAAAAAATGTCAAACGCAAGAGGAAGATGTAACGAAGATAATGGCATGACTGAGTATGAGAGGCAGAAATGGGAACAAGTTGCAAGAAACCAGGAGAAGATGGATTCCCTTCATCTTCGTAAGCTGAGCGTCGCACTCCAGCCTGCCCAaccaaataaaagaacaaag ACAACTCATAACACAAGTGATGCAGCCATTGAACATCATAATTTGCGACCAAGACCACAAAGAAATAATGTTGAGACTGCAAATGAACAGATTATTGATGATCCTGATTATGAAGTAGTCGGAGAGTTCTTATGTGACAATGAAG ATTTGCACAGTGGTACTCAAAAGAGGAATGGAGGGGAAATCACCACAATGAATGACATATGCTGA
- the LOC136478458 gene encoding uncharacterized protein isoform X5, giving the protein MQVFYVPEHAGSEWVSVHQSKPRDFYDMDNLESEHLVNGNGLVLPLPDLNAKVTVDVINEVVPTIRTDIDGEKMSNARGRCNEDNGMTEYERQKWEQVARNQEKMDSLHLRKLSVALQPAQPNKRTKIIDDPDYEVVGEFLCDNEDLHSGTQKRNGGEITTMNDIC; this is encoded by the exons atgcaagtcttctatgttcCTGAACATGCTGGTTCTGAGTGGGTTTCTGTTCATCAGTCCAAACCAAGAGACTTCTATGATATGGATAATTTGGAGAGTGAGCACCTAGTTAATGGCAATGGACTAGTTCTGCCACTGCCTGATCTAAATGCCAAGGTGACTGTGGATGTTATTAATGAGGTTGTCCCCACTATTAGGACAGACATAGATG GAGAAAAAATGTCAAACGCAAGAGGAAGATGTAACGAAGATAATGGCATGACTGAGTATGAGAGGCAGAAATGGGAACAAGTTGCAAGAAACCAGGAGAAGATGGATTCCCTTCATCTTCGTAAGCTGAGCGTCGCACTCCAGCCTGCCCAaccaaataaaagaacaaag ATTATTGATGATCCTGATTATGAAGTAGTCGGAGAGTTCTTATGTGACAATGAAG ATTTGCACAGTGGTACTCAAAAGAGGAATGGAGGGGAAATCACCACAATGAATGACATATGCTGA
- the LOC136470768 gene encoding uncharacterized protein: MNITTATNVRPCFANDTHVEMEETLPPSRPTVARSAMNMTTAPTSDIHPYFANHTQVEMEESLLPPRPVAARSVINMTTTPTNDILPRFTNDTHAKTNESLLPHRHDVAHSPINKTTTATNDGPRFHDNLVGKDVILFAILRSELAVARGTIISTNPNTMIKECKKKECKKASSTPLKGTTESVGQSLA; encoded by the exons ATGAACATTACAACAGCAACAAATGTTCGCCCTTGCTTTGCAAATGATACACAT GTTGAAATGGAAGAGACCTTGCCCCCCTCTAGGCCTACTGTTGCCCGATCAGCTATGAACATGACTACTGCACCAACAAGTGATATCCACCCTTACTTTGCAAATCATACACAA GTTGAAATGGAAGAAAGCTTGCTGCCCCCTAGGCCTGTTGCAGCCCGTTCAGTTATTAACATGACTACTACACCAACAAATGATATCCTCCCTCGCTTTACAAATGATACACAT GCTAAAACTAATGAGAGCTTGCTCCCCCATAGACACGATGTAGCCCATTCACCTATAAACAAGACAACTACAGCAACAAATGATGGCCCTCGCTTTCATGATAACCTT GTTGGAAAGGACGTGATATTGTTTGCTATATTGAGATCTGAGTTAGCTGTGGCTAGGGGAACAATCATTTCAACTAATCCAAACACCATG ATAAAGGAATGCAAGAAGAAGGAATGCAAGAAGGCATCTAGTACACCTCTCAAGGGCACTACAG AAAGTGTTGGGCAGTCTTTGGCTTGA
- the LOC136478458 gene encoding uncharacterized protein isoform X2 — translation MQVFYVPEHAGSEWVSVHQSKPRDFYDMDNLESEHLVNGNGLVLPLPDLNAKVTVDVINEVVPTIRTDIDGEKMSNARGRCNEDNGMTEYERQKWEQVARNQEKMDSLHLRKLSVALQPAQPNKRTKIIDDPDYEVVGEFLCDNEDLYNGTQKRNEGKITTMNDIFSRTTDMPKIKIIVNEYGQPVGENYRKFASAIGCQVRKILPVQFNDWRSVPLGKKLQVWDNL, via the exons atgcaagtcttctatgttcCTGAACATGCTGGTTCTGAGTGGGTTTCTGTTCATCAGTCCAAACCAAGAGACTTCTATGATATGGATAATTTGGAGAGTGAGCACCTAGTTAATGGCAATGGACTAGTTCTGCCACTGCCTGATCTAAATGCCAAGGTGACTGTGGATGTTATTAATGAGGTTGTCCCCACTATTAGGACAGACATAGATG GAGAAAAAATGTCAAACGCAAGAGGAAGATGTAACGAAGATAATGGCATGACTGAGTATGAGAGGCAGAAATGGGAACAAGTTGCAAGAAACCAGGAGAAGATGGATTCCCTTCATCTTCGTAAGCTGAGCGTCGCACTCCAGCCTGCCCAaccaaataaaagaacaaag ATTATTGATGATCCTGATTATGAAGTAGTCGGAGAGTTCTTATGTGACAATGAAG ATTTGTACAATGGTACTCAAAAGAGGAATGAAGGGAAAATCACCACAATGAATgacatattctcaaggacaacTGACATGCCTAAAATCAAAATAATAGTCAATGAATATGGACAGCCTGTAGGAGAAAATTATAGGAAGTTTGCTAGTGCCATTGGTTGTCAAGTGAGAAAGATATTACCAGTTCAATTTAATGATTGGAGATCTGTTCCCCTTGGAAAGAAGCTTCAAGTTTGGGATAACTTGTAG
- the LOC136478458 gene encoding uncharacterized protein isoform X1, with protein MQVFYVPEHAGSEWVSVHQSKPRDFYDMDNLESEHLVNGNGLVLPLPDLNAKVTVDVINEVVPTIRTDIDGEKMSNARGRCNEDNGMTEYERQKWEQVARNQEKMDSLHLRKLSVALQPAQPNKRTKTTHNTSDAAIEHHNLRPRPQRNNVETANEQIIDDPDYEVVGEFLCDNEDLYNGTQKRNEGKITTMNDIFSRTTDMPKIKIIVNEYGQPVGENYRKFASAIGCQVRKILPVQFNDWRSVPLGKKLQVWDNL; from the exons atgcaagtcttctatgttcCTGAACATGCTGGTTCTGAGTGGGTTTCTGTTCATCAGTCCAAACCAAGAGACTTCTATGATATGGATAATTTGGAGAGTGAGCACCTAGTTAATGGCAATGGACTAGTTCTGCCACTGCCTGATCTAAATGCCAAGGTGACTGTGGATGTTATTAATGAGGTTGTCCCCACTATTAGGACAGACATAGATG GAGAAAAAATGTCAAACGCAAGAGGAAGATGTAACGAAGATAATGGCATGACTGAGTATGAGAGGCAGAAATGGGAACAAGTTGCAAGAAACCAGGAGAAGATGGATTCCCTTCATCTTCGTAAGCTGAGCGTCGCACTCCAGCCTGCCCAaccaaataaaagaacaaag ACAACTCATAACACAAGTGATGCAGCCATTGAACATCATAATTTGCGACCAAGACCACAAAGAAATAATGTTGAGACTGCAAATGAACAGATTATTGATGATCCTGATTATGAAGTAGTCGGAGAGTTCTTATGTGACAATGAAG ATTTGTACAATGGTACTCAAAAGAGGAATGAAGGGAAAATCACCACAATGAATgacatattctcaaggacaacTGACATGCCTAAAATCAAAATAATAGTCAATGAATATGGACAGCCTGTAGGAGAAAATTATAGGAAGTTTGCTAGTGCCATTGGTTGTCAAGTGAGAAAGATATTACCAGTTCAATTTAATGATTGGAGATCTGTTCCCCTTGGAAAGAAGCTTCAAGTTTGGGATAACTTGTAG